The Daphnia pulex isolate KAP4 chromosome 7, ASM2113471v1 genome includes the window TTTGTCATAGCGACTGCacatcaggcttgttttattCAGtggtaataattttcttccGTTTCGTTGAGGATCTAGTTATCTTTTTTGtctcaattgaaagaaaaaaaacttgaaaaatccAAACTCTCAAATGAATTTGGGTGATTAGTAAAAAAACATCTAAAAGGATTTCCTCATTGCCCAACCAATATTGATTGCATTCATTTGCGTAAAAGCGCAAGTGTCACTGCCCTTGAGTTGTATGCTCATCTGCTAATTCAGTTGTCTTTCATTGTGGCGTGGCCCTGGCTGTCATTCTTGACAAAACTTGacgttttctcattttcgcTTTTGCATTTGTACGAAAAAGTCGTACGTGAAGAAGTAAACTGTCAACACCCGAGAGGTTTTGATGTTCCCTCTTGTTCTTGGTTGACATTTTCTTGGCGTATTACTTTTTAAACTTGAGTGAGGTACTCGTTTCAGTGATGAATTACTTTGAGTCGTTCCTAATAGACTCGATGGTTTATTGATATGTTGTTACCTTGGCAACATAACAGTACTATTGCATTTCGCAAAGAGGAGCTTACAAGCCCATATTAAATGGTCAAGGTCCGTGGGTCAAAGCAGTAATCCGTATTAGAGTCGGCCCAGAAATGGTCAAAAgcagtaaaataaaagttgtggCCGTTTCACCTTCTAACATTGTGACAAGCGACTACCTAACTAATGATTCGACagtattaaattttgattggtCTTTGAAGCCGATAACGACTTGGCTTCAAATTTTTGGCATTCAGCCACCGCTAATCTCCTCTGTTAACCGAAACAGTTGTTGCAATCGGTTTGTGGTACTCATTCCGATTGCAgtagttttctattttctgaaTGTTGGCTGCAATGGGTTTGCTCTAGGACAAATTAAATGGAATGCCACCAAGAAGAACTATAGTAGCAGTTCTACCAGGAACTGGAATTCAATCATTAACGAAATGAATTTTAGTTTACTGACTTTGGCGACACATTCCGCTCTTTTATTCTTCAGCTATTTCATGGCTTGGAAGGGTCTGACGGAAGTGCTCCGGCGATTGGAACAATGCCACCAATTTGACAGTGGCCATTATAAAAAATTCCGGAGAATCTGTACAGTTGGGTCTTGCTTCATGTTGATCGTAATCATTTATCTTTCGATTTCctaaattatttcttaaaattatttggaCTTGTATTTTATAGGAAATTGCCATTGAATTATTTGAGACACTTTATGGCCTTTTATCGTTCGACGCAAAGATATTACCAACCTTCCGTGTTATTTTATCCGGATTGAGGATGGTGTCACTCGTGTTCCCATTTCTTGGCACTATCCTGTTCTGTTGTCTGGGATGGATGGCTTCGATCATGTTACGAATCATGGCAGAGGAAATTGAATCGTCAATCATCAATCGCCCTGTTAATAACTCTAGATTGAATAATTGGGTCTTGATGTCTTTGGATGGATGGAGGCGCCGCTATTTCCTGATTGTCGAATTTGTGCAGCAAATCAACTGCCATTTcggttttattcttttggtcGTCACGGCATCAGAATTCGTTCGGATAACCAACACATCTTTCCAATTACTCGTTGAATTTCTAAATAACAGTTGGACATTGTCTAGCATGTCCACGATCTTGATTGCCTTTGACTTTATTAAAGAGACGGCCTGCTTCTGTATTTTGCTCTACGTACCTACTAAAATCCATGGAGAGGTAAATTGATGAAACTTATTGTTATGgtgaaaaacttgaaaaggtTATCAGTGGTTTTCCATATTAAGGCCAGTGACTTGGTCAAACGGTTGCGGATGATGGACTTTGACGATTACGGTCCCCGAACCCAGGTATTAGTGATAATTGGCATATTACACCATGTCAATTCGTATTAACGGGAATTTATTCACAGATGAAATTTCTAGTTGAAGAGATGACTCATTCGCTTCCGAGTATCGCACCGATGGGGTTAGTTCAAATAAATGTCCAACTCATTCCAACGGTATTGAACCAAATTAATCTCTCAATCTCATCGATAAAAAATcgctaattttaattttttcgatgtaaattctttcattcttttgtaTTAGCTGATTGGAACGACGTTGACATATTTGATTATCCTTTGCCAGTTTCACTCGTCAGAGACTGtctaataaaatttgaatacaaaaGGAAGACTACGTGGGAAAAATTCGATTATGAGTGGACTCGTACAGAAGCTTTTGATAAGAGGATTTCATTGCAAGACCGTTCACCGCAagtattttttgttggttttatgTATTTCTTTCGGACGTATACTTGCGAGCGTATCCGCCACATATACTTGGCGTTGCTTGTATAGGGAAGATCATAACCTACTCTAAACACGGCGGCTGCACCGAGTCACGTGATGATCgttatcattaaaaaaaaatcaaatcttttctttcggcaatttgatgatttttaaatgtctCGTTTTCCTACTActagatggcgtgaaagaatCAAGTTGTAAATCTCACCACTAGATGGCGAAGCCCCACATAAACGTCAGATTTTGTTTGCACCGAGATTCTCGTTTCGAAAATACCTCGAGGCCAAAATGTCTCGATGTTCAAAGAGTTTTTTTACGGGTAGGAGGAGGGAGGTGGTACGTGAACAGAGGGTGGCAGCTCAACAAGGTTTCCCCTATCTCTGTTGGTGAGGGGGGGTTTCGGTGTGTCGCTGGCGTCGTCACTACGAGTCGGGACGTTGATTGGAGTGGACGGTGCGCGCGTCTCGAGAGTCGGCgtccaaagaaaagaagaatcaacACACGACGACCAACTCGAAAAacgaatcaatcaaaaaccCTAAGAGATAATTAAGAGACttgatttcgtttgttttctctcaACTGGCCCAGTGCTTTTCAATTGTGTCAgtttgttgtgtgtctgtgtcgaGTTTTCCGTGTGTCTAATCAATTGAATAAGTGATTTGAAATCGTGAAGAAATCATGTGGAATGTTCCAGTGCCTGCCtagcccacacacacactctgacGTACACACCTTgttgattacacacacactaaaTAGCCTCAGAGACCATTGACCGTGCGCTGCAGCTAATAATCACCAAGGTAAcgaaacttttctcttttctgctGGTGTGTCTGCAATCAGTTGACTGAATTTCAACAGctattgatgatgatgtgtaTTGATATTGACTGGTAGCACAGTAGAGCGAATGAAAGTGTGAAGGAGGAATGTTCTGATAATTGTACATTGCCCGTGGTGGGATTGTAGTTCGTTAGTGAACTGCTGTACTAAACAcaacgagaaagagagaaaaggttttttgAAAGGGAACACACAAAGGCCCTAGAGGCAAGGTCGTCCCCTTGGGCGAGTAACTCGATTCGATTAATCGATTGCTTatcttttctctcgtttgGTCGATATAATAACATTCCACCTCCATGTGTCTTATCTGTCGCTCTAATCagcttttcgttttttcataAATCTCGTTACACAGTCCAAATGATGAAATATGATGGATggtctatttttccttttgttttattttaaataccgGACATCCTGTCTCTTGTGTGTCATCCTTTTCCActctaattcttcttcttccttttttctgattattatttctggcgttgattacaattttttgttgttttttaagcGACACCTGGCGCCCAAAAAAATACTCTGCCCATTTGATATCCCACCCCTCTCTTGTTTGAAAGTTATTCGATCCGGAACTAATTCGTTTTTGTCGACTTCCGGTGACTGGCCAACATTTTTGTTCGTTGGTCGCCTGAATGGGACAAACACGAGgagtagaaaaaagggaaaattgttTGTTCCTTCGTTCCGCTTTGACGATTtttacttcattttcttcccttttattttatttcaatccaCGGCTGAGAGATGTGTGTGATTCAAAGTAAACATTCCGGCCGGATTTTGtggaattttgttgtttgattggaGGAATGTAACTGGTGAGGCCCAGTTATATTTTTGCCTGGCCAGAAAAGTTGGTCGGTCGATGAtgcgattgttgttgttgttgttggctggatGAATCCGCTGGTTGGTAGAGAGAGATAGACGTGGCTGACGAACGGTGATTTGAACGAACGCGGTCTGCTCCGTTGTTCCCGGGagcgttttcttcttcttctagccAGTCAGCCGTGGGTTGGGGAAGGATGGAACGTGTTGTTTGCGTGCGTGTCTTGAGAGAAAAAGGGTCGATGTCCTCCACTAACCTgcacttcttttctttcttctcctaaCATCTTCCAACACAAACGGCACAGGTGTGTGTGAACCAAAGGCACCTGCGCTCCTTCTCCCGCATCACCCAAAATGCGCATTGctgttgttgacttgttgttgTGCCGCAATTATTTACCCCCCGACCGTTTGTCTTTTTCATCAGCCGTGGGGCGAGAGtcaatcaaacaatttcatcACTTTGCCCAATTCTGCAACTACGGACACTGACTGTTGACTCAAGTCCCGTACTACCACCAAAGTCAGTGGCCAGGAGAGACGAGGGGGatcaagttgttgttggagcTAATCATTTGCCAGCGGTTGGTGGCCACCACCGCGGCCGTGTGGTTTTCGGTTCTTGTGGTTTCCAAcgatcaaataataataataaaaatgggtttgaggggggagaaaaaataagaaaaagaattccaagGGTTTAATTCTGTGTGTGTTAAGGTGAACGATCTCTCTCTCCGGCTGGATTGGTTAACTGTTTTTATAGAATTCCGGTACGGCGGCTTTGGCCTTATAGACGATATTTGATATCGTCGTTAGTAAATTACCGGAGCAGGACAACACACGAACGAACCAACGGAGATAAAAATCAtatttcttctattctttgGTTAAAAGACGACATAGAAAAAGTGGAGCaacgaaaaaatcaaacacacaaagtgttttgtgtgtttggaGTTGTTTCCCCCCGCAGCTCGTCGGCCGCATTCctgacgagaagaaaaaagataatggcgagaaagatatttttttgatgGTGGTGGGGGTTATTATCTGCTTTGCCGTGCGCGATGACGTTACATGTGCCATTAAGTCGCTTATAATTGACTCTGCGCTGTGCAAAGGAGATTGGAGGCCATTGTGGGAAAACATTGGCAGGagtggaaatttaaaaaaaacattgtttcCAAGGCAACCGAGAAGACGACGGTCGTTAAGATCGCATCATCACACCTCACAGTCTCTGagccaacaacttttttcgaGTGGTGGGGGAGAGTCCCGTTTTTCTCGTCTAATTTTAGCCATCCCTCACCCTTCACCGGTGTCAGTGACGTCAGTCAAAACTTTCAAGTTCTATTTTTCTtagaagtaaataaataagagatGGAAAGATTTTCTTCCGGAAATGTTCATCCGGTTTTGTACGTCAAATGTAGggggaggaaagagagagaaaaagttgtgatgGTTTGTTTATAATATCGGGCGCTTCTGTAATGGAATTAGCCATTCAAAATGGCCGTTCTTGTAACTGGGCGAGAGGGTGTAGTAGATGTtgtgatatatatttttagaaaggtTTCCCTCTCCTGCCACCCCTCTGCTGCTACTCCTTGTGCTCCTGCTTTTACTTTGAAGAGGAGCAGACGACGACCTCTTTTGGAAAACCGGTCGGATTATTATAATaacacggcagcagcagcccccacCGAATGGAATGCCAGTAGCAGCCGGGgccccgaaaaaaataaagtccaaCTGTGGAAAAACTCCTCTTGAGTTACAGACAAGGAGCCCACAAAGAGGAGGAACTTTTCTTCTGGTTTCTGTCAggatttttcgtttccttttcttgacGGTCGGAGATCGATgattgtctttctttcttcttttttatttctttgtgtgtCAGTTTTTACACAAACAGACGGACACACGCGCGTCGTGGATTGTTCAAGGGGCTAATCTTATTGGGGTGACTCTTTTTTGCTTGTCGCATTTGACCGTTTTGTGGGTTCTCCTTTTTGCAACGGAGTAAAATCACAACTATCCGCATTCCGCCGGCTCTTTCAATcaaaccgaaaaataaaataaaaagtttctatttattttctggtggggaaaatagaaaaatatgagAGAAGCGCCTCTGGCGGCGTGACACGGGCTGCGGTGGGAAAAAGGTGAGGCTCCACGACGACCTTCACAGATATCTTCCgatcgtcttttgttttcttcttgtgattCATTTTTCCCGAATTTTTCCTAGTCGGCGGTGCCAAATGTGCACGcctcgtcttcgtcgtcgggTGTCGTCATTTTCAATCCCGAAAAAGGTTTCGTCGATGTGTCACGGGCCGCATGACAttggcattttcttctttcctttgtgGGCACCAcccgtttcttcttttatttctctccagCTGGCAAGTGAAGGGGTTTGTTGGCCATCTAGCGGGCAACTTttcatttcccaaaaaaagagttgaagaaaaagaagaaaatgccgACACGACACGACTGCCGTGATATTTGAGATGAAATTGGCCGGTGGACGGTGGCGCCAGGTGGCTGAAACCCAATGGCTGCGCttaattctctttctttctttcttcttttggcacaGGTAAAactcgagaaaaagaaagaagaaaaggtgatGACGACTAGGAGAGAGGAATGTTCCACAACAACATGGCCGGTGTACTGGAGAGAAgggccttttcttttctcaatggAACTCGATCCGGCCCTTTTTGTCTCTTCATTTTCGCCAGAATCTTGTCCTTGTTGTTGGATGCAACGGGGggtagttgttgttggtgctgGCCACAGTTTCGAATGTCGCAGAGTAACCCGATactgtttttttcctctttaaaACTCTGCGGggaaaattgaatattgatgAGATGATGGACCAATTATTAcccgacaaaaaaatgaaaagtccaacatttttagaaaatcaaGCGGACAATGAACTGGGCCGGCTGTGAATGTTTTCCTTGCGGAACGGATGAATAGCCAAAAATaaatctcttcttctattcttttgttgttgaagtgAGAAACAAAATTCCCTTTCACCGATTTGTCGGTTTTTCGTGAGAAATTTCGGTGGTGCGGGACTCATCCGCACACACTTCTTTGTGCCGCAGCAATGGCGGccaaagcagaaaaaaacagttttgtgtttttctggGCCACTGTTAATCAAAATTGAGAAGGAATGGAAGTCAGGAATGACGAACGGGATATGCTAAGCTGCAGGCGATACATTTCTCCGTTCATTCTTGGTCGTGTCACATCTGTTTTCTCATTCACTCTAAatattcatctttttctttctttctttatgcGTTTATTTTTCAGGTGGAAAACAGGTTTGCCCGTCGATGAGTTTCCAACGGCGGCCCAGATAATCAAACAACCCAGCCAACAACCCCCCCTccgccaacaacaactcaaTTCTTCCCaaaactgttgttgtttgttgttcctGTCCATGCGTGATTGACGTCCACCCGTGGgaccctctttttttttggaaatcaaGAAATTCCCGAGATGCCTGGAACGCTGGACGAGGTCAACTGTTGCGTGTCTCCCACGCCAACGGGTTCTTCCGGTCTGTCGTCGCCTCCTCCGCCCGCCTCGTCCCTATCGCCCCAGCACCTCCAGTCTCACCAGGACTCGCTCAACAATTCGCAATCGTCGCGCGAGTTCAAAGATTACAACGGCATCCGCAGCTGGGGATCGCGCAACAACAATTCGCGATCCAGCAGCGCCCTGGACAGGCATAGCGAATCCAGCGAGAGTCTCGACAATCATTCGACCTGCAGCGCCAATGGCGGCCGACAGGTACATTTCCACACAGTCAAATCTAATTTAATTGGTGGAAGAAgaatgtttatatttttttttttaaattccggccggaattaAAAGATGCAGGATTTCATTGGTTCGTCCGAGTACATTCCGACCCGTTCGACCAAAACCGCGCCCAAAGTGGCCTACAATCCCATGCAGTTTGTCAAGACTGGGCCGACCAAATTGGCCAAAACGGCCCAGGAGCAGCTCAAGAAAGCGGAAGAAGTCAAAAAGGTCCGCGAGACGAAAAAGGACGACGCCGAGGATTGGCAATcggtaaattcattttttttccaaattcatttaaatagtttattaatttatatttccGGATTTGATAGAATTTGGAAGGATGGAAGTCGAGTCGGCGGAAGCGACAGGAGCACGTAATTGAGCGAGTCACCGAAGTCAAGCGGATGGAACAAGAGGAAGCGCTAAAAGCCTCTGAAGCTGCCACCAAACGGCTCATCAATATCCGGtagaattcaaaattcaattttaaatgaaattaaaattaaaatttcaattttttaaaaaagggagaaacgtGGGAAATTGTCGGCGTTGTATTCGGTGGAGGACAACGACGAGATTGAATTCCTTTCGAATTCAGACGAATGTGGAACGACGACGGTGGCATCCGGCGATCCGGTTGATTCTTCGCCCGACTCGTCCGTCTTCAACGGAGACACCAGtcaggtatttttattttaaattcacctttaatttattcacgaaattttctttcaatttattgCGCAACAACCGCCGTCACCACACTGAAATGTGATTGTTGTCTGCCTGTGTGTGGCTTTGCGGTTTTCCGGTGAGagattcatttgattttttcttcttttcaactcGGTTGCGATCCATTTCCCATGAGCGCAGAATTCGGCAACCGAACAGGCGGCGTCGATCACGAACACGGTAACGACGACGCCCAGTGACCTGGGATCGCATCAGGGTGATGAGTACACGTACGAGAAATCCATCGAAGATTACGTCAAATTCTCCACTTCGGCTCTGtcgaaacaacaacaggaaacGAGGAGCACCAGCAGTCGAACAACATGGACGAAATCGTCCAGGTGAGTTTCTTTTCCCAGTCAGGCCGGGCCGGGCCATAAAGGGCAGGTCGTAAAAACCGCAGCAACGAGTCGAGTTCTTCTCCACTTTACGACTGCCattcgggttgttgttgttgttatctgCTTGTGGCCGTCGtcttatcaaatcaaaagcaCTCACTCATCCTCCTCCTATTCTTAACTTTAATCGTGTTTGTTCCTTTTTGGCTTATGGCAGGATGGAGCAGGAGGAGCAGAGGGTGGAGGTCGTCGTGAAACGACAGGAGGCCACCAAGGTGGACCAACAGCCCCCCCAGGCGTCCGACAGGAATAATAAACCCACCGGTAAATATTTGGCTGGCACAACCAAcgcccatttttattttatgctaatcAACCATGCAGCAAATATTGACCTTTTTCGGGCAGATAACGCCGCCGCCGATTTGGTCATGGTGAAGCGACGCTCCGTTTTCGAACGGGACCATTTCACCACGGCGCCGGATGTGGATAAGGCCAGCATTACGGCCGCCAATCGTCGATCGGGTGAATTCTCGTCCACCTTCAAGAACCGATTGTCCACTTTCGAGTCGACGgaagcggctgctgctgccgctgtcAAAACAGACGCCGTTGTGGCGCCACCGCCGAGTCGGGTGACGCCGGATCGAGATCCGCATTTCAAGAACAAATTGGCCAATTTCCATAAAGTGGAAGAAACTGCCGCCACCGCTCCGGCCAGTCATGCCCTTCCGCCTCCACCCGCTGAGGCCGATGAGACCCACACCAACAAACCCAATTTCAAAGCCAAATTGGCCGCATTCCGCCAGGTGGAAGAAAAGGCCAAATCAGCCCCGCCGCcaccaacgacgacgacgatggcggCTGTCAAAATGAACAACAAACCGGCCGTTGCGGCTAATAAACCCGTGATTCCGGCAGTCAAACCACCGTCTATACTCCGCACTGCCCAGGTGCCTCAACAACAGAAAGCCAAGAGCATCGAACCCATCCAGCCGGAACCGATTTACGCCAATTCATCGGTTGCCATGGccggatcttcttcttcctccacttCCGGACATCAACGAGTGGTGGTGGATGCCCAACCGTCTTACCCTTCGTCAGGTCCGCCTGCGGGTGCCGGCGATGCGGAATCTTATTCCGACTGCACGGAAGACGAAGGCATCCGCTCCTTGTCGCCCCACGGCACTCCGTCACCCACGTCGCCCACACCCAATGGAATGGAACCGCCTGAGCCTTTGCCTCCGCCTCTTCCGTCTCATCCGCCCATCGGCTATTCTCCCTACAGCTTCCAgaatcagcagcaacaacggTATCAAATCCATGGATAAATTTCATAATTCCGTTTGATTGTGTTAAAATGTTGAATCTGAATTTCTAGTGAACCGGAACCTGTTGCCGGAATTGCCGACTCTCCATCGCCCAGTTCGCCTCAATTGGCTTGGCCTGCAGGCAATGCGGAGGTACAGTTTGAAATCTCCTGAAATACAGGGAGGTTATATAGCATGTCGGCAGTGGGTAGAGCCGCTagtctttttcatttaattttcttatttagttttggccaaatttttttttgtttttttcctctcccaCGTCTTCACTTTTTTTGGGGTGACTCTTCCGGGGCTCTTGGAGCGGAAATTCCCTTTCCTAATTTTCCagcacctcctcctcctctgttttttccttccctatccttaaaattttttagtcaagataattttttgtttgtttattttatttgagtttttcatttaatttctttttttgtttttatttcgatttttcctttcccccccccctctcacCTGGTATCCGGCCTTTTTCCTTCCCTCCCACCCTACCccgtttgtgttgttgttgttgtttgggggtcgggttgttgttgttgtgggtgAAGGCTGTTGTATGGGACGATTGGGTGGTAGACTTGGGGTCGGCGGTTCAGAACGCGGCTCCTCCTTCCGAGAaaccccctcctccccccatCTCGAATCCTCCGACTGAGACTCCGATTGTTGTCCATCATCAATCGACTTCGACTACTTCCACTACTCCTTCCACTACTACTTGCCATTCTGCTACTACTTGTGCGAAACTCACTTCCGGCCATCCACAGGTAATCCAGTCATCAcatttttagacttttttcttttcttctttctctttgaaacaaacaaaaaacggggAGGGAACCGACCACAcatggacaaaaaaaatatcattttttttaatttttcttattcaggGGGAGTTGTCTTTCCCacccttttattatttttttgttgtagatttgtgaatatttttttcctggttgTGTGTTTCCAActtcctattattattttatcgaTTTTATAATTGaccctttcatttttttgcctGTTAGTTTTATTAGAATTTCACGGTCGATTTCactttggccatttttttgttgttgtttctttttgggggttttgcGGCTTTTTCTCTgatagtttttagtttttcccaccacacacaattttttaaaatgtttggttGCCTTTTTATTCTCGCGGTTCGTTGCACTTTTTGTGTTTGGTAGAATTCGATGCCGGAcaatgtccttttttatttagtacCGCCATTCATTTCTAATTCTAAActaaaagttgttttctaaTTCGATTGTCTTTCGCAAAACAATGGACAAACACCCACCGACACATTTGTGTAGCTCCGCCGCAATGAAAAGACGATGGAACCCGCCGGATTGCGACAGGAATTGCGCAAAAGGCGATCGGATTTCCTTGGATTCGACGTCAACGCCATGGAGGAcggtaattgaattttaattgaatttaaattgaaaaaaaattgaattttcggATTGAATTTTTAGATGCCAAGGAACTGGCGGATGCGATCCCTCCACCGCCCGATTTGAAGACGCTCCTGCGCAACTCGTCGACGGATTACAGGGCGTCCGAGTTTGGCCTGGCCGAATGGCAACCGCCGTCGCCTCCGCACGAGGAGGAGCTGGCCCGCAAGGAGCGCGAGATCATCGAAACGctggaaaaggaagaaaacgaaCGGACCGTTCGTTCAGCATCCGCCGGATTGCACAACAGGAGCCAAGACGAGCACGGAATCGAGTACGAAATGACGGCCGAGATTGACCAATTGGCTCGCGAGTGGCAGACGGGCTCCAGCATCCGCAGAGCGTCTACCAAATTCCAGCCGCACCAGCAGGAGTCGCTCATCCGCCCGGAAGGAGAAGTGAAACAGCAACTCCACGTCGAAGTCAACCACCGACAACCACATTTGCCAGcaccgcaacaacagcaacaacaccaacagcaGTCGATATTGGTGTCGCCTTCGTtatcttcgtcgtcgtcatccgcTGGCGCCGTCAAGCAAGTCTCTCCCCAGCCAATCCATCCGCAACAGTCGCAACTGTCGCCCCCCAAACCGTCACGACTCAGTGCGGCTCCTAAGCCGAAACTGCACGACGGTGAGGCCTGGATGGCCAAGCGTAAAGTGGCGTCCGAGGGCGGCGTTGCCGGAGCAACAGCAACGGCCGGAGCTGGAGCTGCTGCCGGACGTAAGGATATGAAAGACGTTTCGCGTCATTGGCTCATCCAGGAGGCGGAACAGAGGCGCATTGATGCCATGCAGGAGCGACAACGCAACTATTCGCCATTGTCGTCCTCGTCTTCCCTGCAATTAACTCCGCCCGTACGTCCGATGGCCCATCCGGCCACCACGCAGAGCCCGCCGGCTCCTTCCGCCGTCCAGCCGTCGtccatcaacaacaatttgATGGCGGGGACGGCCGACGGAAGTCACTGGATGTCACGTTCGTCATCTTCGACTTCGATGGATAAAATGTCGGAATTGCGGCTGCTGGGCCCCAACAGCAAAGGCGGAATGGATCACTCGTTCCGCTCGACGTCCAGTCTCGGCTCCTCGCCCACTCCTCGTCCGCTCTACGCCAATCAGGAGGAGATTTTGGAGTACGCGGATTTCACGGGAGCTCCGCACACGGCCCCACCCGTCTGGCAGGTCCGCTCTCTTGTGTCTTCCGGTTCGATGGATCAGCTGCAGAGCatccatcaccatcaccaccaccacctcggTAGCATCCAGTCGCCGCCGTCCAGGCCGGCCAAGAGCCAGTCGCAAACGCTTCCGTCggcttcttcctcttccgccATGCAGCAATTCAGCGGCAACGCCGCCCAGACCCAACCGTCGTGGAGGTCCACTCATCCGCCCGGTGAGACGGACAAGGAACCCATCGCCCCACTTCCGCATTCGGTACGTCATTTTGGGTCCAATTTGTTATTTGtcgattgatttttaattcatttaataaaatcaGGTGATTACGACATTGACGCAGCGGATGACGCagaggagcaacaacaacaacaacaatgccAATTACGGGGACTATATGAACGTGCAGGAAGCGACAGttgctcaacaacaacaacagcagt containing:
- the LOC124198484 gene encoding uncharacterized protein LOC124198484 isoform X6 is translated as MPGTLDEVNCCVSPTPTGSSGLSSPPPPASSLSPQHLQSHQDSLNNSQSSREFKDYNGIRSWGSRNNNSRSSSALDRHSESSESLDNHSTCSANGGRQDFIGSSEYIPTRSTKTAPKVAYNPMQFVKTGPTKLAKTAQEQLKKAEEVKKVRETKKDDAEDWQSNLEGWKSSRRKRQEHVIERVTEVKRMEQEEALKASEAATKRLINIREKRGKLSALYSVEDNDEIEFLSNSDECGTTTVASGDPVDSSPDSSVFNGDTSQNSATEQAASITNTVTTTPSDLGSHQGDEYTYEKSIEDYVKFSTSALSKQQQETRSTSSRTTWTKSSRMEQEEQRVEVVVKRQEATKVDQQPPQASDRNNKPTANIDLFRADNAAADLVMVKRRSVFERDHFTTAPDVDKASITAANRRSGEFSSTFKNRLSTFESTEAAAAAAVKTDAVVAPPPSRVTPDRDPHFKNKLANFHKVEETAATAPASHALPPPPAEADETHTNKPNFKAKLAAFRQVEEKAKSAPPPPTTTTMAAVKMNNKPAVAANKPVIPAVKPPSILRTAQVPQQQKAKSIEPIQPEPIYANSSVAMAGSSSSSTSGHQRVVVDAQPSYPSSGPPAGAGDAESYSDCTEDEGIRSLSPHGTPSPTSPTPNGMEPPEPLPPPLPSHPPIGYSPYSFQNQQQQREPEPVAGIADSPSPSSPQLAWPAGNAELRRNEKTMEPAGLRQELRKRRSDFLGFDVNAMEDDAKELADAIPPPPDLKTLLRNSSTDYRASEFGLAEWQPPSPPHEEELARKEREIIETLEKEENERTVRSASAGLHNRSQDEHGIEYEMTAEIDQLAREWQTGSSIRRASTKFQPHQQESLIRPEGEVKQQLHVEVNHRQPHLPAPQQQQQHQQQSILVSPSLSSSSSSAGAVKQVSPQPIHPQQSQLSPPKPSRLSAAPKPKLHDGEAWMAKRKVASEGGVAGATATAGAGAAAGRKDMKDVSRHWLIQEAEQRRIDAMQERQRNYSPLSSSSSLQLTPPVRPMAHPATTQSPPAPSAVQPSSINNNLMAGTADGSHWMSRSSSSTSMDKMSELRLLGPNSKGGMDHSFRSTSSLGSSPTPRPLYANQEEILEYADFTGAPHTAPPVWQVRSLVSSGSMDQLQSIHHHHHHHLGSIQSPPSRPAKSQSQTLPSASSSSAMQQFSGNAAQTQPSWRSTHPPGETDKEPIAPLPHSVITTLTQRMTQRSNNNNNNANYGDYMNVQEATVAQQQQQQSAVGSTTRAGPQVPAQRPANYRHPSVVGPSHSAPVQSSAGVHQSQNNNDRMLSVSGKKKCSLCQEELGRGAAMIIESLRLFYHINCFRCCVCGIALGNGTAGTDVRVRNNNLHCHDCYSNDDGLKFSKV